The Deltaproteobacteria bacterium genome segment CACTAAGAAGACCGCTGTGTTCGTCAGCCTGGTCATAGTAATGGCCACAATCACCGGCATTATTTTCGGCCGCTTCTTTTCATAGTCATATGACGATTGCCTGAAAAGGAGAAGGTTTGAGGGTGGGCATGGCGCACCATGTAACAAAAAACAGAATCTAACTGGGAGGTAGAAACATGGAAGTCAAAGTACTGGGACCCGGCTGTCCCAAGTGTCAGGCGCTAGAGCAAAACACCAAGGATGCCATTGCCGAGCTTGGTCTCGATGTGCACCTCGACCACGTCACCAACCCCAATGAGATCGCCGAGCACGGCGTTTTCATGACTCCTGGGCTGGTTGTAGACGGTGAGGTCAAGATCGTCGGCAAGGTGGCCAGCAAGGAAGAGATCAAGCAAGTGTTGAGCAAATAGACGGACGCTGCTAAATACTCAACTGTTCCAAGAATGCAGAGTTGAAGATGCATCACATTCACTCATAGAGGATAGGGCCGGTCTCCGCACCGGCCCTCAAGACATTTCCCCGACTATTCTCATTGTTGACTTCGGCGTCCAGCCAACGCATTGCCACTAGGGAAAATGGCTGTGGGCAAAGAAACCGACATCAGCAAAATCAGCGTCGGCAAATTCTCCATAGGAATCGTCGGCTTGAAAGCGGCACTGGAAGAGGCAGAGGGGAGACAATTCTCCTCTGATGAGGAGATTGCTCAATACCTTCTCCACATCCTCAAGTCCAGCAATTACATCCCCACCAAGTCAGAATCAGAGTATGCCTGGGCTTTTCTGCGGGAATATAAGAAGTTCAAAGGTGAGCCTTTTATTGACGTAGAACCTCAGGGCCTCGAAGTTAAGATCCTTGGCCCCGGCTGCCCCAACTGCGACAAGCTAGAGCAGGTGGTCTACAAGGTCATGGCCGAGAGCAACATAGTGGGCAGTGTAGAGCACGTGCGAGATATGGCAGAAATAGCTTCTTACGGCATTCTCCCCACCCCGGCTTTGGTGATCAACGGCAAAGTTAAATCTACAGGCCGACTGCCGCTGGAACGGCAGGTGCTGCAGTGGCTCGAGGAGGCAGCTTCTCTCTAGGTCCGGCACAACCCTCACAGGCCAGAGCAAAAAAACAGTACAAAGCGCTTGTGTCCTTCTGTGGTAATGAATAGTATGTCTCTTTGTTGATCGCTGCTGTTCCTGGCAAGTCACCTGTTGACCGCCAATGATGAACAATTGACGTGCCGCTCCTGTGGCCTCATCTCTTGTGGAATACATTATGTTGACTTTCACCAAGAAGCAGATACTGGCCATGCTGGCCATAGTCTTTCTTGTGGCGGCTCTTGCGGTGCTGATCAAGAAAAGGCAAAGTGAACTTGCTCAGATGAAGCCTGCCAGCACTTACCCAGCTGTGGTCAAGGTAGCTGCGGTAACCTCAGGTGAGCTGGAACTGTGGGTTCCCTACCTCGGTGAAATCGTCCCTGTCACAGAAAATGCCATTGCTTCCAAAGTATCCGGCTTTATCGAAAAAATTCCGGTAAACGAAGGGGATAAGGTGACATCTGGGACGATCATCGTCCAGATTGATGATCGAGAAATCCAGGAGAAGCTCAGACAAATTTCTGCCCAGATTCAGGAGGCCCGCAGCAACTTGCTGGCTTTGCAGGCCAGAATTCCGGGGCTGGAGTCTGCAGCTGTTACCACTCGGAGGACCCTGCAGCGCAACGAAAAACTCTTCAAGAGCAAGACAATTGCCAGAGAGGCACTGGATGCTTCTCAAGAGGCGTACGATATGGCCCTGTCAACCCTGAAAGCAACCCAACAAAGCATCGAAGCAGCTAAGAGTTCCATCATTACCTTTGAAGCCTTGCGAAGCCAGGAAAAAGCACTCTTGAATTATACTGCCATAAGGGCTCCCTTTAATGGGATAGTGAGCAAGAAACTCTTGTCAATGGGTGATCTGGCAATTCCTGGAAAAAGCATTCTAGAGCTGGTTCGCCCTGGTGATGGGGTCAAGGTCGAAGTGCAGGTGCCTCTCGAAGATTTTGCGCATGTCCGAGTTGGCACCCCCGCAACGATACTTTTTGACAACCGCTCCGCTGCTGCTTCAGTTTCTGCGATCTATCCTGCCACAGACCCTGCAGGCCTGGGAATAGTCAATATTATGTTGCCCCACTCCCCTTTCCACCTGCCTTTTCACAGTAAGGTCAATGTAAAGCTGTTGTTGGCCAAGGTGAAAGGCTTTATAGCGCCTGTCTCCTGTTTGCTCCATCGAGGCAGGAAATTCCTGGTCGTTAAGGTGGACTGCAAGAGCCGAGCTAAGCTGGTTTCTGTAGAAGTCTGTGGGCAAAATGACAGCCACTTTTGTTTTCACACTACTGCAGTTCAGGCTGGTGATCGATTGGTCTCGGCTCGCGAAAGTCGCCTGATGCATATCTTTCCTGGGCAGCAGGTCGCAGTGGTGCCGTAAGGAAGGCTAGATCTTGATCCGCAAGTTCCTCGAAAAGCCCTATTTTGCCCTCTCACTGGTGTTCGTCTTCTCTGCACTCGGGGCACTTTCGTTCCGATCCTTGCAAAAGAATCTCTTCCCCGATGCCAATCGACCCCAGATTGCAGTGGTCACTATTGAGCCCGGCGCCTCAGCCACCGATATAGCCAATCATATTTCCCATCGTCTCGAACAGGAGTTGCAAGCCATCGACCTGGTTCGCAAGGTCAGCTCCATTTCCAAAGAGGAAGTCTCTATTGTGCAAGCGGAGTTCGAATATGAGAAAGGGTTGGATCCGGCCAGCGTCGATGTTGCCAATGCACTCAATAAAATCATCACTGAACTGCCGGGGGACATTCTTCCTCCGCAGATCTACAAGATCAGTGACGCTACGCGGCCGGTAATGATTTTGGCAGTCAGAGCTAAAGATGGAACTTCCCTTGATCTGGCCCAGGTTCGCCAGATAGCGGAAAATGATCTGCAAGATGCCCTGCTGAACATTCCAGGCGTTGCTGATGTTGACGTTTTTGGCGGATATGAGCGGGAGGTCAGGGTCGACGTGGACCCTGCTGCCCTAGAGCGCTATGGCCTGACAGTTGCAGACATTGCCACCGCCATATCCAGCAAGAACCGCAATATTCCAGCTGGACTGATCATAGGCCGCGAAAACCAGGTGACTTTCAAATCCAGCGATGAAGTCAGCCACCTGAGCCGCTTCTTGAATATTCAGCTCACTGCCGATGTCAAGGTAAAGGATGTTTGTCGGGTCTATTACGGTCATAAGGACAGGCTCTCTGCATATCATGGCAATGGGGCGGCGGCAATAGGAGTCAGCATCATGCGGGCGGTGGGCGGCAACACCCTTGCTACTATTGATGCCGTGAATCACAAACTGCCCGAGTTGCAGGCCAGATATGCCCAGCTGGACATCCAGACCGCCGATACCCAGCAAAGTCTCATCGAGCTCAGCATTGACAATATGCTGGAAGCTTTGCGCGATGCCGTGGTCATGACTCTCATTGTCATCTTCCTGTTTCTGGCGAACCTCCGCAGTCTGCTGATTACAGCTGCCTCCATTCTCCTGACCTATCTAATGACCATTGCTCTCATGCATCTGCTCCACCTCGAGTTCAATATCGTAACCCTCACCGCTATCATTCTGGCAGTGGGCTTGCTCCTGGACGACGCTATCGTAGTAATGGAAAACATCGAAAGGCATTATTACGAACTGGGTAAGACAGCTCATCAAGCGGCCATGGAAGGCACCTCTGAAATCATGCTTGCGGATTTCGCCGGGACTATCACCACGGTCATTGTGCTGGTGCCCATACTCTTCATCGGGGGATATGTACAGAAAATCCTGGAGCAGTTTTGTACTGTCCTCATTTTGGCCCTGATTTCCTCTTATCTGGTTTCCATCTCGGTGATTCCTTTGTTGTCGCCGTTGCTGATGAAAAAAACACCTCACAAGAATCGCCTGGAAAAAATCACCTACAAGTTCAACCTCTTTTTCGTCAATCCCCTGGCGCGACTATATACTTCCCTGGTACAGATTGTTCTCAACAAGCGCAAGACCTTCATCCTTTTTCTCATCCCACTGCTGCTCAGTATGGTGCTTACGAGCAGGATGGTGATCCCCTTATTGGGAAGAGATCTCATGCCACCCATGGACACCGGCATCGTAAAGGTCTCTTTTGCCACGCACAGCAATAGTTCCACCGAGTTGAGCGAGGCGACTTTGACGGCCATGGAAGAGATCATCTACAGCTTCCCAGGCGTGCAGATGGTCTCCTCTACACTCGGTTCTGAACCGGGGACCTTCAGCTTTGGCAGCGGCAAGCGAACTCAAGATGGCAGTATTACCATTCATTTTGTTGACCGCTTTCACCGGAAAAAGACCATCTGGCAGATTGAAGAGGAACTGCGCCAAGCCTTTTACCGACTTCCTGGTCTGCATTACGTCAATGTCTACGACTATGGCGCCACGCCGCTCTCTTCTATTGTCTCTACAGTAGACCTGCTGATAACTGGTGACAGCCTCGAGGTGTTGCATGATATTGGAGGAGATGTCTCCACCCGACTCCATGGGGTGCGGGGAATCACCTCAGTGTCTCGCAGCTGGGATCTGGACAAACGTGAACTGATCTTTCGTATTGATCAACTGCAGGCATCTCACTATGGACTCACACCTGCAGACATCTCCTTTCAGGTGGCCGCAGCTCTTGGTGGAAAGCTTGCTACCACCTTCAACATTCCTAATGAAAAAGGGTTGCGAGTTCGAGTCCAATTTCGCAGCGCGGCTCGCAACAATCTGAGCGATCTGGAAACGCTGCTGATCAAGACGCCCAAGGGATACGTACCATTCAAAGTTTTTGCCGAGATATCGCCGGTGTTTTCTCCCTCGGTAATCACCCGCCAGAACCTCAAATACAGTCTCGATGTTTTCGGCTATCGAGCAACAGCAGCCATCAGTCATCTTCACCAGGAAATTGACCAGAAGGTTCTGCCCTACATCCAGCTGCCACCCGGGTACCAATTGAGCAAGGAGGGAGAAATCGCCCAGATGAAACTCTCCAGCACCCGACTGGAACATGCAATGCTGATCGCCATGATCCTGCTCTATTTTTCATTGGCGGTCACCTTCTCTTCCTGGAAGAGTCCTCTGACGATCATGCTGGCGATCCCACTGGCTGCCCTGGGAAGCATGTGGTTCATGCTCGCCTTTGGCAGACATCAATGTATGCCTTCCATGATGGGACTCATTCTCCTGGCGGGTGTAATTGTTAACAACTCCATCCTCCTCATCGATTTCATAGATGAAGGCCGCAACAAGGGTATGGCAACAGCCGCCGCCATTCAGGAAGCCATCAGACTGCGGGCCCGCCCCATACTCATGACTGCCTTTGGCACCAGTGTGGGCATGTTGCCGGTAGCTCTTCAGCAGGCAATCGGCCTGGAACGGCTGTCTCCACTTGCTGTGGTAGCCATAGGAGGACTCATTGTGGGCACCTTCTTGACCCTCATCTACGTGCCAATTTTTTACATTCTTCTCGAAGAATTACACCAGCGAGTTGCCTCAGCGCTAGCCAGGAAGACAAAGATGACCTAGGGGAGGCGACCCTGTATCAGCAAGATGAGGAAACAGTATGAAAGTCTACTTTCGTACGGATCTCAAGAAAACCTTCGCGGTTGGAATAAAGCCTCATTCAGAAAATTGCTAATATCCTCAGACAAAACAAAAAAAGTAATAAAATGCTCCCCTTTATACTACAGTCGGCCAAATTGACAGGCAGCCAGAAACTGGCGCTTTCTTTTGACTTTCTCTCGGAGAACGATACCATAAAGATATATACGTTGGGGGTCAGATAGTTTAACTAGTGGGAGAATTTTCTTGTGGAAACGACTTTTCTGGAGTTCAGAGTATCCAACGAATTTCTGAATCTTCTTCTGGACAACATTAATGTTGCAGTGCTGATTGCTGATGAAAACCTGCGCATCTATCATGTAAACAACAGTTTTGTCCAGCTTTTCGGCACGGGGCAGGAACAGATCCTGGAACGGAGATTTGGGGGTGTTACTGGGTGTAAATACCGGGTAGAAGAAGGAAGAGACTGCGGGGAAACATCGTATTGTGCCGAGTGTCAACTCCGCCACTCCTTGTTAAAAACTATGGTCAGCAAGGTCCCCGTAGATAAAGAGAAGATGCAGCGCATCTTTTATATCGATGGCAAGCCTGTCAGCAAGTTTCTGGAAATTTCCACGCGGCCAATAACTTACCGAGGCCGCGACATGATACTGATAATTCTCTACGATGTCACTGAGACAGAAGAACAGAAGATCCGTCTTCAGCAGCAGCAAAAACAGATTGAAGAAGATCTCGAGGCGGCAGCCGAGATTCAGAGAACACTGTTGCCGCAGCAACCATTTAGTTGCCACGGTGTGGAGATTGCCTGGGAATTCGAACCCTGCAGCCGAGTTGGTGGTGATATATTCAATATTTGCTGCCCGCAAGAAAATCGCCTTGATTTCTATATGCTCGATGTCTGCGGTCACGGGGTGGCAGCTGCCTTGATTGCAGTCTCAGTCTCACAATTTCTGCGGAGCAGACGCGAATTCTCGGGTGACTTGCCCAGTTTGTTCTCTCCCAACACCGTGTTGCACAGCCTCAACCAGGCATTTCCTTTCGAACGCTTCGACAGCTACTTCACTATAATTTACGGTTCTGTGGATCTCAACCGGGGCATACTCAAATACAGTTGTGCCGGCCATCCTCCACCCCTCATACTGCAGCCAGACGGAACTCTAGAGGTACTCGACCGAGGAGGTCCGGCCATTGGCATATTCAGTGATGAATTTTTCCACCAGGAGGAGAAAAAGCTGGTGCCAGGTCACAAAATTGTTCTCTACACTGACGGCGTTTCTGAAGCGTTCAATACTGCCGGTGAGATGTTCGGCAAGCACCGATTCTACCAGGCTTTGAGAAAATATGCCCACCAATCACCTGCTTCTTTTGTAGAGGCAGTCTACCAAACCATCCGAGACTTCAGAACAACCGCAGCTCTGGAGGACGACATCAGTCTCTTGGTAATTGAATATGTAGGAAATTCCTTGCTTTCAGGGTAAATTGCTGACCAGGGGCTACTGTCTTTCAGTGCTTTTGCAGCCAGGCTTTCTTTGGATCAGCCCCCTGGGCGGCAAATTAAGAGCATGCTGTGATATACTTTAATAGTAGCCCCTGGCTTGGCTGCAGCACTTGCAAGGGCTACCTCAGCATCTGCCGGGCGGCTGTTGCCGCATGCAGAGGGGAGTGTAAGTGGCAGGGATTCAACCTGCGGACCAATGCTGGGTCGAGGTGAGTGCCCATGGACCATATGGATGATAAAGAGTTGAGGGCTTCTGGTGTCAGTTGATTTTTTAAAAAACCTGCCTCAGGACAACTCTCTGTTTGAAGAGGTCCTGGCACTGCTCACCTCTAGCCAGGCCATTCATCGCTGCCTTGAACATATCTGGCAAAGATTCCACTTGCGCGCTCGTCTCTTTCTCCGAGAGGGAGAAAACCTGGTAATGCGGGCCTGTGTTGGCAATTACCAGCGTTGTCCAGAGATCGGTCTCCAGGTCCATCCTGACAGCATTGTCTGGGAAGTATTCCGCAGTGGCATGGCATTCAACTTTACCGAGCCCGCCGACCTTGTGGGTAAATCCCACACTCTCCCTGAGCCAGTACCTATTAAGGCAATTATACCTTTGAAAAGTGCCGCTCTGCGGCATGACTTGGGGCAGACCCTGGGGGTGCTGGTAGTCGATGCAGGGGATTCTTCCGAGCCCATCTCCCAGAAAGACTTTCAGTATCTCGAAGTTGTGGGACTGCTGCTCGGAGAGATCCTCGAGCGATCGCTTATCATGGAAAAAATGGATGCAATACAAAGGGAAAAAGAGAGCATGTCTCAAGAGGTGTCTCATATCTTCCGAAACCGCTTCACTGCTATCGGCGGCGCTGCCCGCCGGCTGGAAAAGGCGCTAGCCGATCCACTGCTCAAGCGGTGGGCCCATATCATTGTCGAGGAAGTCGCTAGAGGAGAACATGTACTCAACATGTGGAAAAAGTCTCCAGAGAAAAGAGGTTTTCCTATGGCAAAAGAAACCACACCTGAAAAACAGGCAGGCAGAAAAGGCTCGAGTGTTCTCATTGGTGTAGATTTTTCTGATTCTTGCCGACTCGCCCTGCGCAGGGCGATGAGATTGCTGCCCCAGCAACCAGAGCGCATTGTCGCCCTTCATGTAATCGACAGTGATTTCATAGAGCAATGCATCCGGCATCGACTGGGCGCGGAAAATCAAATCAAGAGGGAGTTGTTTCTCAACGCCAAGAGAGACTTGCAAAAATTTCTGCAAGAGGAAGGAATGCTGGGCAACGGCGTACAAGCCATAGTTACCCAGGGCGTACCCTTTGTGGAGATTAACAAGCAGGCCATCGAGCATCAGGTAGACATGATAATCGTGGGAAGTTGCGGCAAGACAGGCGACATGGAAACCATCTTCTTCGGCAGCACCGCTGAGAAAGTCTTGCGCTTCATTGCCCGCCCTGTACTTTGTGTGCCGCCGGATGTGGAATTTGACAAGTCGGCATCCCCGAAATAGTTACCATCCAGCAGGCAGGGGCAAAAACAGGCCACGACTTTAAGGGAATGTATCCTTTTTCTGCCGCCTCTTGCCGGAAGAATTTTTCTCTTAGACTACAGTAATACGCGCCGCCAGTTTTTGGCAGTGCAGAACCAGCCGATGCCAGCAAAAATCAGGGTGGCAACAACAGGCAGCAGTGGCGAACTGAAATAGCCCTCGCCAGTGATTCCAAGGCGCAGGAGCTCTACCACATAGGTGAGGGGTGACGCCAGAACCACGGGTTTCAAGACAGCGGGAAAATGCTCCACGGGCATGAATACTCCGCTGACAAAAAGCAGAGGAAACCTGAAAAAATTCATCAAGGTCATGGCCTCGAACACTTCCTTGACCATGACCGAGGCCAGCAGGCCGAACAAGGAAAACACCACAGCACCCAGCAGCAGTCCCAGCATGAAAAGGGGCAGGTGTTGGATGCGAAGCCCGAGAAGTGACATCAATCCTGTGGTGAGAATCAAGGCAGTGGCGATGCCGTAGAGGCCTGCACTTGTCATTTTGCCCAGGATGATAGTCTCCTTTCTCAGAGGGGCAAGAAGCAGTCTTACCAGGGTGCCGCTGCGCTTCTCAAAGGTAATTACAATGGCAGACATGGAAGTGTTGCCGAAGAGCAAAGTCATGGCAATAACACCCGGCGCTATCTGTAAATATTTCCTTGGTTCTTTCAGGTATACCGCCAGGATGAGTACTGCTGGCAGAAGCAGTCCCCAGGTAATCAGAGGTGGCTTGCTGTAATAGCTCTCGAAATCCTTTTTGCTTATGAAAAGTGCCCGGCGCAACTGCTTCATGCGACCTCCTGGTGAGACTGCAGCAAAGACAGAAATGCCTCTTCCAAAGAGGGCGGCATTGAAACCACATTCACGATCTTCACCCCATGCGCTCCGGCGTACGTCACAATCTGGCGCAGAGCTTCATCGAGGTTGGCAACTGCCAGTATAGCTGTATTATCCTTCATCACCACGCCTGTTACCGCGGTGCAATTCTGTAGAAGTTCTCTGGCGCCAACTTTTTGAGAAAATACCACCTCCAGCCGTTCTCGCTGCTCTGCAAGCTTGCGGATTTCTTCTGGCGTACCCGTTGTAACCAACCTCCCTTTGATAAGAATGCCAAGGCGGTGGGCGAGT includes the following:
- a CDS encoding universal stress protein, which encodes MSVDFLKNLPQDNSLFEEVLALLTSSQAIHRCLEHIWQRFHLRARLFLREGENLVMRACVGNYQRCPEIGLQVHPDSIVWEVFRSGMAFNFTEPADLVGKSHTLPEPVPIKAIIPLKSAALRHDLGQTLGVLVVDAGDSSEPISQKDFQYLEVVGLLLGEILERSLIMEKMDAIQREKESMSQEVSHIFRNRFTAIGGAARRLEKALADPLLKRWAHIIVEEVARGEHVLNMWKKSPEKRGFPMAKETTPEKQAGRKGSSVLIGVDFSDSCRLALRRAMRLLPQQPERIVALHVIDSDFIEQCIRHRLGAENQIKRELFLNAKRDLQKFLQEEGMLGNGVQAIVTQGVPFVEINKQAIEHQVDMIIVGSCGKTGDMETIFFGSTAEKVLRFIARPVLCVPPDVEFDKSASPK
- a CDS encoding efflux RND transporter permease subunit, with amino-acid sequence MIRKFLEKPYFALSLVFVFSALGALSFRSLQKNLFPDANRPQIAVVTIEPGASATDIANHISHRLEQELQAIDLVRKVSSISKEEVSIVQAEFEYEKGLDPASVDVANALNKIITELPGDILPPQIYKISDATRPVMILAVRAKDGTSLDLAQVRQIAENDLQDALLNIPGVADVDVFGGYEREVRVDVDPAALERYGLTVADIATAISSKNRNIPAGLIIGRENQVTFKSSDEVSHLSRFLNIQLTADVKVKDVCRVYYGHKDRLSAYHGNGAAAIGVSIMRAVGGNTLATIDAVNHKLPELQARYAQLDIQTADTQQSLIELSIDNMLEALRDAVVMTLIVIFLFLANLRSLLITAASILLTYLMTIALMHLLHLEFNIVTLTAIILAVGLLLDDAIVVMENIERHYYELGKTAHQAAMEGTSEIMLADFAGTITTVIVLVPILFIGGYVQKILEQFCTVLILALISSYLVSISVIPLLSPLLMKKTPHKNRLEKITYKFNLFFVNPLARLYTSLVQIVLNKRKTFILFLIPLLLSMVLTSRMVIPLLGRDLMPPMDTGIVKVSFATHSNSSTELSEATLTAMEEIIYSFPGVQMVSSTLGSEPGTFSFGSGKRTQDGSITIHFVDRFHRKKTIWQIEEELRQAFYRLPGLHYVNVYDYGATPLSSIVSTVDLLITGDSLEVLHDIGGDVSTRLHGVRGITSVSRSWDLDKRELIFRIDQLQASHYGLTPADISFQVAAALGGKLATTFNIPNEKGLRVRVQFRSAARNNLSDLETLLIKTPKGYVPFKVFAEISPVFSPSVITRQNLKYSLDVFGYRATAAISHLHQEIDQKVLPYIQLPPGYQLSKEGEIAQMKLSSTRLEHAMLIAMILLYFSLAVTFSSWKSPLTIMLAIPLAALGSMWFMLAFGRHQCMPSMMGLILLAGVIVNNSILLIDFIDEGRNKGMATAAAIQEAIRLRARPILMTAFGTSVGMLPVALQQAIGLERLSPLAVVAIGGLIVGTFLTLIYVPIFYILLEELHQRVASALARKTKMT
- a CDS encoding TM0996/MTH895 family glutaredoxin-like protein, which gives rise to MEVKVLGPGCPKCQALEQNTKDAIAELGLDVHLDHVTNPNEIAEHGVFMTPGLVVDGEVKIVGKVASKEEIKQVLSK
- a CDS encoding ABC transporter permease; the encoded protein is MKQLRRALFISKKDFESYYSKPPLITWGLLLPAVLILAVYLKEPRKYLQIAPGVIAMTLLFGNTSMSAIVITFEKRSGTLVRLLLAPLRKETIILGKMTSAGLYGIATALILTTGLMSLLGLRIQHLPLFMLGLLLGAVVFSLFGLLASVMVKEVFEAMTLMNFFRFPLLFVSGVFMPVEHFPAVLKPVVLASPLTYVVELLRLGITGEGYFSSPLLPVVATLIFAGIGWFCTAKNWRRVLL
- a CDS encoding thioredoxin family protein, which codes for MAVGKETDISKISVGKFSIGIVGLKAALEEAEGRQFSSDEEIAQYLLHILKSSNYIPTKSESEYAWAFLREYKKFKGEPFIDVEPQGLEVKILGPGCPNCDKLEQVVYKVMAESNIVGSVEHVRDMAEIASYGILPTPALVINGKVKSTGRLPLERQVLQWLEEAASL
- a CDS encoding SpoIIE family protein phosphatase — its product is METTFLEFRVSNEFLNLLLDNINVAVLIADENLRIYHVNNSFVQLFGTGQEQILERRFGGVTGCKYRVEEGRDCGETSYCAECQLRHSLLKTMVSKVPVDKEKMQRIFYIDGKPVSKFLEISTRPITYRGRDMILIILYDVTETEEQKIRLQQQQKQIEEDLEAAAEIQRTLLPQQPFSCHGVEIAWEFEPCSRVGGDIFNICCPQENRLDFYMLDVCGHGVAAALIAVSVSQFLRSRREFSGDLPSLFSPNTVLHSLNQAFPFERFDSYFTIIYGSVDLNRGILKYSCAGHPPPLILQPDGTLEVLDRGGPAIGIFSDEFFHQEEKKLVPGHKIVLYTDGVSEAFNTAGEMFGKHRFYQALRKYAHQSPASFVEAVYQTIRDFRTTAALEDDISLLVIEYVGNSLLSG
- a CDS encoding efflux RND transporter periplasmic adaptor subunit, which translates into the protein MLTFTKKQILAMLAIVFLVAALAVLIKKRQSELAQMKPASTYPAVVKVAAVTSGELELWVPYLGEIVPVTENAIASKVSGFIEKIPVNEGDKVTSGTIIVQIDDREIQEKLRQISAQIQEARSNLLALQARIPGLESAAVTTRRTLQRNEKLFKSKTIAREALDASQEAYDMALSTLKATQQSIEAAKSSIITFEALRSQEKALLNYTAIRAPFNGIVSKKLLSMGDLAIPGKSILELVRPGDGVKVEVQVPLEDFAHVRVGTPATILFDNRSAAASVSAIYPATDPAGLGIVNIMLPHSPFHLPFHSKVNVKLLLAKVKGFIAPVSCLLHRGRKFLVVKVDCKSRAKLVSVEVCGQNDSHFCFHTTAVQAGDRLVSARESRLMHIFPGQQVAVVP